One region of Hordeum vulgare subsp. vulgare unplaced genomic scaffold, MorexV3_pseudomolecules_assembly, whole genome shotgun sequence genomic DNA includes:
- the LOC123420360 gene encoding ribulose bisphosphate carboxylase large chain — protein sequence MSPQTETKAGVGFQAGVKDYKLTYYTPEYETKDTDILAAFRVSPQPGVPPEEAGAAVAAESSTGTWTTVWTDGLTSLDRYKGRCYHIEPVAGEDSQWICYVAYPLDLFEEGSVTNMFTSIVGNVFGFKALRALRLEDLRIPPTYSKTFQGPPHGIQVERDKLNKYGRPLLGCTIKPKLGLSAKNYGRACYECLRGGLDFTKDDENVNSQPFMRWRDRFVFCAEAIYKSQAETGEIKGHYLNATAGTCEEMIKRAVFARELGVPIVMHDYLTGGFTANTTLAHYCRDNGLLLHIHRAMHAVIDRQKNHGMHFRVLAKALRMSGGDHIHSGTVVGKLEGEREMTLGFVDLLRDDFIEKDRARGIFFTQDWVSMPGVIPVASGGIHVWHMPALTEIFGDDSVLQFGGGTLGHPWGNAPGAAANRVALEACVQARNEGRDLAREGNEIIRAACKWSPELAAACEVWKAIKFEFEPVDTIDKKV from the coding sequence ATGTCACcacaaacagaaactaaagcAGGTGTTGGATTTCAAGCTGGTGTTAAAGATTATAAATTGACTTACTACACCCCAGAGTATGAAACTAAGGATACTGATATCTTGGCAGCATTCCGAGTAAGTCCTCAGCCTGGGGTTCCGCCCGAAGAAGCAGGGGCTGCAGTAGCTGCCGAATCTTCTACTGGTACATGGACAACTGTTTGGACTGATGGACTTACCAGTCTTGATCGTTACAAAGGACGATGCTATCACATCGAGCCTGTTGCTGGGGAAGACAGCCAATGGATCTGTTATGTAGCTTATCCATTAGACCTATTTGAGGAGGGTTCCGTTACTAACATGTTTACTTCCATTGTGGGTAACGTATTTGGGTTCAAAGCCCTACGTGCTCTACGTTTGGAGGATCTACGAATTCCCCCTACTTATTCAAAAACTTTCCAAGGCCCGCCTCATGGTATCCAAGTTGAAAGAGATAAGTTGAACAAGTATGGCCGTCCTTTATTGGGATGTACTATTAAACCAAAATTGGGATTATCCGCAAAAAATTATGGTAGAGCGTGTTATGAGTGTCTACGTGGTGGACTTGATTTTACCAAAGATGATGAAAACGTAAACTCACAACCATTTATGCGCTGGAGAGACCGTTTTGTCTTTTGTGCCGAAGCTATTTATAAATCACAGGCCGAAACCGGTGAAATCAAGGGGCATTACTTGAATGCGACTGCGGGTACATGTGAAGAAATGATTAAGAGAGCTGTATTTGCGAGAGAATTAGGGGTTCCTATTGTAATGCATGACTACTTAACCGGGGGATTCACCGCAAATACTACTTTGGCTCACTATTGCCGCGACAATGGCTTACTTCTTCACATTCACCGTGCAATGCATGCAGTTATTGATAGACAGAAAAATCATGGTATGCATTTCCGTGTATTAGCTAAAGCATTGCGTATGTCTGGGGGAGATCATATCCACTCCGGTACAGTAGTAGGTAAGTTAGAAGGGGAACGCGAAATGACTTTAGGTTTTGTTGATTTATTGCGCGATGATTTTATTGAAAAAGATCGTGCTCGCGGTATCTTTTTCACTCAGGACTGGGTATCCATGCCAGGTGTTATACCGGTAGCTTCAGGTGGTATTCATGTTTGGCATATGCCAGCTCTGACCGAAATCTTTGGGGACGATTCTGTATTACAATTTGGTGGAGGAACTTTAGGACATCCTTGGGGGAATGCACCTGGTGCAGCAGCTAATCGAGTGGCTTTAGAAGCTTGTGTACAAGCTCGTAACGAAGGGCGTGATCTTGCTCGCGAAGGTAATGAAATTATCCGAGCAGCTTGCAAATGGAGTCCTGAACTAGCCGCAGCTTGTGAAGTATGGAAGGCGATCAAATTCGAGTTCGAGCCGGTAGATACTATCGATAAGAAGGTCTAA